The following are from one region of the Amia ocellicauda isolate fAmiCal2 chromosome 1, fAmiCal2.hap1, whole genome shotgun sequence genome:
- the LOC136758343 gene encoding uncharacterized protein LOC136758343, translating into MLLCCCGYTECLFSLSPSFSIRLEECGQGRLREGGRVEGTDRAEQGTLRDRGRDRQDCDSNMDSPDTQLAQSPLSSQQATSLANGDAAWPSRARPLLAASQLHIPSALGGRAQLWIQEVKGGGAGEEEVEIVHPIDLSWKSSRAKPRPQPSPSAWDQPLCLKVEGGKGREGEPERGGPPPSKIMDSNRIARSSHSYSTVSTVKEEREEVSIEGRERPKCKSNTLQTPNIEREEEDQMGAPPCRKRGKRRRAGRSVGRGVCKSQGGEEDEEGVMDLSPLKEGQKREKSVTREERKRESEEEEEEVERELEDSEPQEWTLTLSLSPPPSSPSPSPSPPPPSPPSPSLCPPLSSASVSPGLLLIDDLGIPYTLGPSGEKLPQVTLPQPRRRRKPRARLQSAEQANAEHLPPLPCPSSSLALPCSLAPGVGGGEGGEGEGEGEEEGEVVAVCVSDSDADTETEPEALSASPSPDPSLLCSIAPSPSPPAPPPPLLLLLPPPPPSSKCSKASPHLSTSSSPSSPLPSSLPVPLSLPLSIPLSLSLQAVQSTTPSLFLVLSSVPAPSPSSSSSSSSTPPLITGPKQGPSPLSPSSSVKRIKSSPLPAPSPFAKPLTSPSSNSQHPAPSPSPSLPFPPATHSKLSPSPSVLPPAHKRSKPAPTTPSPSPSPSPSPRRVLLCQVCERPFLYLSDLQRHSITHSQSKPHACPHCGKAFKRASHLQRHRHIHSGQRRHACPLCAKRFREPGELLRHQRVHTGEKPYQCAQCHARFAERNTLRRHAKRKHGESGSGAGVAGPGAPDPPEWYSSSSVHSQDRGAQADPE; encoded by the exons ATGCTACTGTGTTGCTGTGGTTACACCGAgtgtttattctctctctctcccagtttCTCTATCCGTCTGGAAGAGTGTGGGCAGGGTAgactgagggagggagggagggtggaGGGGACAGACAGAGCAGAACAAGGGACActgagggacagagggagagacagacaggactGCGACTCCAACATGGACAGTCCTGACACCCAATTGGCCCAGTCCCCCCTTTCCTCCCAACAGGCAACCAGCCTGGCCAATGGCGACGCTGCCTGGCCCAGCAGAGCCCGCCCACTTCTGGCAGCCAGCCAACTGCACATCCCCTCAGCTCTGGGAGGGCGGGCCCAGCTGTGGATCCAGGAAGtcaaagggggaggggcaggagaggaggaagtGGAAATCGTCCATCCCATCGACCTATCCTGGAAGTCCTCCAGGGCtaagccccgcccccagcccAGCCCCTCTGCCTGGGATCAACCCCTGTGTCTGAAAGTGGAGGGGgggaaagggagggagggagagccaGAGAGGGGAGGACCCCCCCCCAGCAAGATAATGGACAGCAACAGGATAGCGAGAAGCTCCCACAGCTACTCTACAGTCAGCACTgtgaaggaggagagagaggaggtctCTATAGAGGGCAGGGAGAGACCGAAATGCAAAAGCAACACATTGCAAACTCCAAACatagagagggaggaggaggaccaGATGGGAGCCCCCCCATGCAGGAAgagagggaagaggaggagggcagGAAGGAGTGTAGGCAGAGGGGTTTGTAAAAgtcagggaggagaggaggatgaagaGGGAGTGATGGATCTGAGTCCACTAAAAGAGGGACAGAAGAGGGAGAAGAGTGTAACCagggaggagagaaagagagagagtgaggaagaggaggaggaagtggAGAGAGAACTGGAAGACTCTGAACCCCAGGAATGGACTCTcaccctctccctttctccccctccatcatccccctctccctccccctctcctcctcctccgtcacccccctccccctctctctgtcctcctcTGTCATCCGCCTCTGTCTCTCCTGGTCTCTTGCTCATAGACGACCTGGGAATCCCCTACACGCTGGGGCCTAGTGGCGAGAAGCTGCCCCAGGTGACCCTCCCCCAGCCCCGCCGCCGCCGCAAACCGAGAGCCAGGCTTCAGTCTGCGGAGCAGGCCAATGCGGAACACTTGCCGCCTCTCCCCTGCCCCTCCTCCTCGCTTGCGCTCCCTTGTTCCCTCGCTCCAGGagtgggaggaggagagggaggagagggggagggggaaggagaggaggagggggaggtagTGGCGGTGTGTGTCTCAGATTCAGAcgctgacacagagacagagcccGAGgccctctctgcctctccctccccTGATCCCTCTCTCTTGTGCTCCATCGCCCCATCCCCCTCTCCTCctgcccctcctcctcccctcctcctcctcctgcccccccctcccccatcatCCAAATGCTCAAAAGCTTCCCCCCAcctctccacctcctcctccccctcctctcccttgccatcctccctccctgtccccctctccctccctctctccatccccctctctctctctcttcaggcCGTGCAGTCGACCACACCCTCTCTGTTTCTTGTGCTCTCCTCTGTCCCTGCTCCCTCcccatcctcctcctcttcttcctcctccactcCTCCTCTCATCACCGGCCCCAAACAAGGACCCtcacctctctccccctcttcctcagtCAAAAGGATAAAATCCTCTCCTCTGCCAGCCCCCTCCCCTTTTGCCAAACCTCTCACCTCCCCCTCTTCCAACTCCCAACACCctgccccctctccctctccctccctcccctttcCTCCTGCCACACACTCCAAACTCTCCCCCTCGCCCTCTGTCTTACCCCCTGCCCACAAACGCTCCAAGCCTGCCCCCACCACCCcttcaccatcaccatcaccctcGCCCTCCCCGCGGCGCGTGCTGCTGTGCCAGGTGTGCGAGCGGCCCTTCCTGTACCTGTCAGACCTGCAGCGTCACTCCATCACGCACTCGCAGTCCAAGCCGCATGCCTGTCCGCACTGTGGCAAGGCATTTAAGCGCGCCAGCCACCTGCAGCGGCACCGGCACATCCACAGCGGCCAGCGCCGGCACGCCTGCCCCCTGTGTGCAAAGCGCTTCCGCGAGCCGGGCGAGCTGCTGCGGCACCAGCGCGTGCACACGGGCGAGAAGCCCTACCAGTGCGCCCAGTGCCACGCCCGCTTCGCCGAGCGCAACACGCTGCGCCGCCATGCCAAGAGGAAGCACGGAGAGTCGGGGTCGGGTGCAGGGGTGGCGGGGCCGGGGGCGCCGGACCCACCTGAGTggtacagcagcagcagtgtccaCAGCCAGGACAGGGGAGCCCAGGCCGACCCAG AGTGA